In Afipia sp. GAS231, a single window of DNA contains:
- the gyrB gene encoding DNA topoisomerase (ATP-hydrolyzing) subunit B → MTEPARQTPADPEHSIPVEYGAESIRVLKGLDAVRKRPGMYIGDTDDGSGLHHMVYEVVDNAIDEALAGHASAVEVILNADGSVTVRDDGRGIPVDIHKGEGISAAEVIMTQLHAGGKFDQNSYKVSGGLHGVGVSVVNALSSRLELRVWRDGKEHYIQFAHGDAVAPLVEVGDANGKRGTEVTFLASTETFTNVEYDFATLEHRLRELAFLNSGVKILLSDMRHAVEKREEMLYVGGVEEFVKYLDRNKKAIVPAPIMVRVEMNDIGVEAALWWNDSYHENVLCFTNNIPQRDGGTHLAGFRGALTRQVNGYAEANAKKEKIALTGDDCREGLTAVLSVKVPDPKFSSQTKDKLVSSEVRPVVENVLNEALAAWFEEHPSEAKVIVGKVIQAAAAREAARKARELTRKSPLSVSSLPGKLADCQEKDPAKSELFIVEGDSAGGSAKQGRNREFQAVLPLRGKILNVERVRTDKMLSSEQIGTLITALGTGISDDFSADKLRYHKIIVMTDADVDGAHIRTLLLTFFYRQMRELIDRGHLYIAQPPLYKVNRGKSEQYLKDERALEDYLISTGLDECVFRPASGSERAGQDLLSLVEEARIIRGILKNLHSRYNRDVVEQAAIAGVLSPKITGDVATANAAAEYIAVRLDTLADEVERGWVGRFTEGEGFFFERTVRGVKDVAIIDDALLGSADARKLDDYAIRLQEAYPKAGVLRRKDAETAIHGPVSLFEAVTDAARKGVTLQRYKGLGEMNPEQLWTTTLDTNERSLLQVKVKEVDEADDIFTKLMGDVVEPRRDFIQENSLNATIDM, encoded by the coding sequence ATGACAGAACCTGCCCGGCAGACCCCTGCCGACCCTGAGCATTCCATTCCCGTTGAGTATGGCGCGGAATCGATCCGGGTGCTGAAGGGCCTCGATGCCGTACGCAAGCGGCCCGGCATGTATATCGGCGACACCGATGACGGTTCCGGCCTGCATCACATGGTCTACGAAGTCGTCGACAATGCGATCGACGAAGCGCTCGCCGGCCACGCCAGCGCCGTCGAGGTGATCCTCAACGCCGACGGCTCGGTGACGGTGCGCGACGATGGCCGCGGCATTCCCGTCGACATTCACAAGGGCGAAGGCATTTCCGCAGCCGAGGTCATCATGACCCAGCTGCATGCGGGCGGAAAATTCGACCAAAACTCCTACAAGGTTTCCGGCGGCCTGCACGGCGTCGGCGTCTCCGTCGTCAACGCACTGTCGAGCAGACTGGAACTGCGGGTCTGGCGCGACGGCAAGGAACACTACATCCAGTTCGCCCATGGCGATGCGGTCGCCCCGCTGGTGGAAGTCGGCGACGCCAACGGCAAGCGCGGCACCGAGGTGACGTTCCTTGCCTCCACCGAGACCTTCACCAACGTCGAATATGATTTCGCGACGCTGGAGCATCGGCTGCGCGAGCTCGCGTTCCTGAATTCCGGCGTCAAGATCCTGCTGTCCGACATGCGCCACGCGGTCGAGAAGCGCGAAGAGATGCTCTATGTCGGCGGCGTCGAGGAATTCGTCAAATATCTCGACCGCAACAAGAAGGCGATCGTCCCCGCGCCGATCATGGTCCGCGTCGAGATGAACGACATCGGCGTCGAGGCCGCGCTGTGGTGGAACGACAGCTACCACGAGAACGTGCTGTGCTTCACCAACAACATCCCGCAGCGTGACGGCGGCACCCATCTCGCCGGCTTCCGCGGCGCGCTGACCCGCCAGGTCAACGGCTATGCCGAAGCCAACGCCAAGAAGGAAAAGATCGCGCTGACCGGCGACGATTGCCGCGAAGGCCTCACCGCCGTGCTGTCGGTGAAGGTGCCAGACCCGAAATTCTCCTCGCAGACGAAAGACAAGCTGGTTTCCTCGGAAGTCCGTCCCGTCGTCGAAAACGTCCTCAACGAGGCCTTGGCGGCATGGTTCGAGGAACATCCGTCCGAGGCCAAGGTCATCGTCGGCAAGGTGATCCAGGCCGCGGCTGCGCGCGAAGCCGCCCGCAAGGCGCGCGAACTGACGCGCAAGAGCCCGCTCAGCGTTTCCTCGCTGCCCGGCAAGCTCGCCGACTGCCAGGAAAAGGACCCCGCGAAGTCCGAACTGTTCATCGTCGAGGGCGACTCGGCAGGCGGCAGCGCCAAGCAGGGCCGCAACCGCGAATTCCAGGCGGTGCTGCCGCTGCGCGGCAAGATCCTCAATGTCGAGCGCGTCCGCACCGACAAGATGCTGTCCAGCGAGCAGATCGGCACGCTGATCACGGCGCTCGGCACCGGCATCAGCGACGACTTCTCCGCCGACAAGCTGCGCTATCACAAGATCATCGTGATGACGGACGCCGACGTCGACGGCGCCCACATCCGCACGCTGCTGCTGACGTTCTTCTACCGGCAGATGCGCGAACTGATCGATCGCGGCCACCTCTATATCGCCCAGCCGCCGCTCTACAAGGTCAACCGCGGCAAGTCCGAACAGTACCTGAAGGACGAGCGCGCGCTGGAGGATTACCTGATCTCGACCGGCCTCGACGAATGCGTGTTCAGGCCCGCTTCAGGCTCGGAACGCGCTGGCCAGGATCTGCTGTCGCTGGTGGAAGAGGCGCGCATCATCCGCGGCATTCTAAAGAATCTGCACAGCCGCTATAATCGCGACGTGGTCGAGCAGGCAGCGATTGCCGGCGTGCTGAGTCCAAAAATTACGGGCGACGTCGCCACCGCCAATGCCGCCGCCGAATATATCGCCGTTCGCCTCGACACGCTGGCCGACGAGGTCGAGCGCGGCTGGGTCGGACGCTTTACCGAGGGAGAGGGCTTCTTCTTCGAGCGCACCGTCCGCGGCGTCAAGGATGTCGCCATCATCGACGACGCCCTGCTCGGTTCGGCGGATGCCCGCAAGCTCGACGATTACGCGATCAGGCTGCAGGAAGCCTATCCGAAGGCCGGCGTGCTACGCCGCAAGGACGCCGAGACCGCCATTCATGGTCCGGTCAGCCTGTTCGAGGCGGTCACCGACGCGGCCCGCAAGGGCGTGACGCTGCAGCGCTACAAAGGTCTCGGCGAGATGAACCCGGAGCAGCTCTGGACCACCACGCTCGACACCAACGAGCGCTCGCTGCTGCAGGTCAAGGTCAAGGAGGTCGACGAGGCCGACGACATCTTCACCAAGCTGATGGGCGACGTGGTCGAACCGCGCCGCGACTTCATCCAGGAAAATTCGCTCAACGCCACCATCGACATGTGA
- a CDS encoding HAMP domain-containing sensor histidine kinase: protein MIASLRGRLFVGLTAMVAVTCAAAGFFAFRYAFDEAIEMQDAALTQIAALAIDGRFETKMTPSAPGNGVDAENRLVIEELGRRNDTAPASGPLLMLDDGLRDVARGRERWRVLIRTRTDGSRVMVGQPTSVREEIATASALHTVVPLVLLVPLMLLVTAILVRQSLRPMTDIADKLDARRADDLEELALDDVPQELRPFIASINRLLRRIHVMVERQRRFMADAAHELRTPITALTLQAENLEQVVLSQESAGRLAALKQGARRTSRLLEQLLALARHDFDPAMPAAVVELDRCARDVVADLLPESAEKGIDLGFDEIQPCRIEAEPLMIEILIRNILDNALRHTPRGGKIDISVHCGSDGATLTIEDTGPGIPSEDLDRIFEPFFRGTRHLGDGSGLGLSIVKRIVDNLGGVVTVQNIASAGATGLRASVRIPAAIP from the coding sequence ATGATCGCCTCGCTTCGTGGCCGCCTTTTCGTCGGCCTGACGGCCATGGTCGCGGTGACCTGCGCCGCGGCTGGCTTTTTCGCCTTCCGCTACGCCTTCGACGAGGCGATCGAAATGCAGGACGCCGCGCTGACCCAGATTGCAGCGCTGGCGATCGACGGTCGCTTTGAAACGAAGATGACGCCAAGCGCGCCAGGCAACGGCGTCGATGCCGAGAACCGGCTGGTCATCGAGGAATTGGGAAGGCGCAACGACACGGCGCCTGCCAGCGGGCCGCTGCTGATGCTCGACGACGGGCTGCGCGATGTCGCGCGTGGACGCGAGCGATGGCGGGTATTGATTCGAACCAGGACCGACGGCAGCCGGGTCATGGTCGGCCAGCCCACCTCCGTGCGCGAGGAGATCGCAACGGCGAGCGCCCTCCATACCGTTGTCCCGCTGGTACTGCTTGTTCCGCTCATGCTGTTGGTGACTGCAATCCTGGTCCGGCAGTCGCTACGTCCCATGACTGACATCGCGGACAAACTCGACGCCCGGCGCGCAGACGATCTCGAGGAACTGGCGCTTGACGACGTGCCACAGGAATTGCGGCCCTTCATCGCGTCGATCAACCGCCTGTTGCGACGCATTCATGTCATGGTCGAGCGACAACGCCGCTTCATGGCCGACGCCGCCCACGAATTGCGAACGCCCATCACCGCCTTGACGTTACAGGCCGAAAACCTCGAACAGGTCGTTTTGTCGCAGGAGAGCGCGGGCCGTCTCGCTGCGCTCAAGCAAGGGGCACGGCGCACCAGCCGCCTGCTCGAACAACTATTGGCCCTTGCACGCCACGACTTCGATCCAGCGATGCCGGCGGCTGTGGTTGAGCTGGACCGATGCGCGCGCGACGTTGTCGCCGACCTGCTTCCGGAATCGGCGGAAAAGGGAATTGATCTGGGCTTCGATGAAATTCAGCCGTGCCGGATTGAGGCCGAGCCGCTGATGATTGAAATCCTGATTCGAAATATTCTCGACAACGCCCTTCGGCATACGCCTCGCGGCGGAAAGATCGATATTTCAGTACATTGCGGCAGCGACGGGGCCACGCTCACGATTGAGGACACCGGACCGGGAATCCCATCCGAGGATCTCGACCGTATTTTTGAACCCTTCTTCCGCGGGACAAGGCATCTGGGCGACGGGTCAGGGTTGGGCTTGTCAATCGTCAAGCGGATTGTCGACAATCTTGGTGGCGTCGTGACCGTTCAAAACATCGCTTCTGCTGGCGCGACGGGTCTTCGTGCATCGGTCCGAATTCCTGCTGCAATTCCCTAG
- a CDS encoding MATE family efflux transporter: MALSEKIDPASIAPPAMTGSHHLAAELGETLKLAVPIALTQLGQIAMMTTDIALIGRFGSEAVAAASLAHTVYFVSFTFGMGLVSAVAPLAAQAFGARNPHRIRRSFRVGLWAALFIALPMMALSFRGEPILLMLGQSPVAAHLAQEYLLGLTWSILPALWFLAIRGFMSAVNRPEPILWITLAAIPANALLVYLLLYGAFGLPNLGLFGAGLATSIVNFGTLLAALWFVARRRPFRKFHALGHVWRIDWSLMRQLVVIGAPISISFLLEYGLFGAAGLLMGVISTTALAAHQIALQVAAILFMVPFGISIAATVRVGHAIGRRDASGVRRAGLVATWLGIAIGAALTLAVILSRFGIATIFLGESTDATAELSATLLLVGSTFFVADAIQTIAAGSLRGMNDTRLPLVFATISYWLIGFPCAWWLAFHTPLGAVGVWIGLSVGTAVYATLLLLRFRFLARKLDFQ; encoded by the coding sequence ATGGCTCTATCCGAAAAAATCGATCCCGCATCGATCGCGCCGCCGGCGATGACGGGCAGCCATCATCTCGCCGCCGAACTCGGCGAGACGCTGAAGCTCGCCGTCCCGATCGCGCTGACGCAGCTCGGGCAGATCGCGATGATGACGACCGATATTGCCCTGATCGGCCGCTTCGGCAGCGAAGCCGTGGCCGCGGCGTCGCTCGCGCACACCGTCTACTTCGTCAGCTTCACCTTCGGCATGGGGCTGGTATCCGCCGTCGCACCACTGGCGGCGCAGGCGTTCGGCGCCCGCAATCCGCATCGCATTCGCCGTTCGTTTCGTGTCGGCCTGTGGGCCGCTTTGTTCATTGCGCTGCCGATGATGGCGCTCTCATTCCGCGGCGAGCCAATCCTGTTGATGCTGGGTCAGTCACCGGTGGCCGCGCATCTGGCGCAGGAATATCTGCTCGGGCTGACATGGAGCATCCTGCCCGCGCTGTGGTTTCTGGCGATCCGCGGCTTCATGAGCGCGGTCAACCGGCCGGAGCCGATCCTGTGGATCACGCTGGCCGCGATCCCGGCCAATGCGCTGCTGGTCTATCTGCTGTTGTACGGGGCGTTCGGCCTGCCGAACCTCGGACTGTTCGGCGCCGGACTCGCGACCTCCATCGTCAATTTCGGCACACTGCTGGCGGCGCTGTGGTTTGTCGCGCGCCGCCGCCCGTTCCGGAAATTTCACGCGCTCGGACATGTCTGGCGCATCGACTGGAGCCTGATGCGGCAACTCGTCGTGATCGGCGCACCGATCTCGATCTCCTTCCTGCTCGAATATGGCCTGTTTGGCGCCGCCGGTCTCCTGATGGGCGTGATCAGCACGACGGCGCTGGCGGCGCATCAGATTGCGCTGCAGGTTGCCGCGATCCTGTTCATGGTGCCGTTCGGCATCAGCATCGCCGCCACGGTGCGGGTCGGCCACGCCATTGGCCGCCGCGATGCGAGCGGGGTTCGCCGTGCCGGGCTGGTGGCGACATGGCTCGGCATCGCCATCGGCGCAGCTCTAACACTGGCCGTGATCCTCAGCCGGTTCGGGATCGCGACAATTTTTCTCGGCGAGAGCACCGACGCCACGGCGGAGCTGTCCGCGACATTGCTGCTGGTCGGATCGACCTTCTTTGTCGCCGACGCCATCCAGACCATTGCCGCCGGATCGCTGCGCGGCATGAACGACACCCGCCTGCCGCTGGTGTTCGCCACCATCAGCTATTGGCTGATCGGCTTCCCCTGCGCCTGGTGGCTCGCCTTCCACACGCCGTTGGGCGCGGTCGGCGTCTGGATCGGGTTGTCGGTCGGGACCGCGGTTTATGCCACGCTTCTGCTCTTGCGGTTTCGCTTCCTGGCGCGCAAGCTGGACTTCCAATGA
- a CDS encoding response regulator transcription factor — MRVLVVEDDRMVGAAVVQALKDAAYAVDWVTDGATAIEAAAIESYDVALLDLGLPLADGREVLRHLRSKRERLPVIIVTARDGVEHRIDGLDLGADDYLVKPFEIRELLARMRAVLRRQGSGASPILSNGETTLDPATHTASHRDETVALTAREFALLQALLIRPGSILSRNELERTIYGWNEEVESNAVEFLIHAIRKKLGSQVIRNVRGVGWMVDKPS; from the coding sequence ATGCGCGTGCTCGTCGTCGAAGATGACCGGATGGTCGGTGCCGCCGTGGTGCAGGCCCTCAAGGACGCCGCCTACGCGGTCGATTGGGTCACCGACGGCGCCACCGCGATCGAAGCTGCGGCGATCGAGAGCTACGACGTCGCGCTGCTCGACCTCGGACTGCCTCTTGCCGACGGTCGCGAAGTATTGCGTCACTTGCGCTCGAAGCGCGAACGCCTCCCCGTGATCATCGTGACAGCGCGAGACGGGGTGGAGCACCGCATCGATGGGCTCGACCTCGGCGCCGACGACTATCTGGTGAAGCCGTTTGAAATCCGCGAGTTGCTGGCGCGGATGCGCGCGGTGCTGCGCAGGCAGGGCAGCGGGGCCTCGCCTATCCTGAGCAACGGCGAAACGACGCTCGACCCTGCTACACACACGGCGTCGCATCGGGACGAAACTGTCGCGCTGACGGCGCGGGAGTTTGCGCTTCTTCAGGCGCTGTTGATACGACCCGGCAGTATATTGTCACGAAACGAACTGGAACGGACGATCTATGGCTGGAATGAGGAGGTCGAAAGCAACGCAGTTGAGTTCCTGATTCACGCCATCCGCAAGAAGCTCGGATCGCAGGTTATCCGCAATGTCCGGGGCGTCGGATGGATGGTGGACAAACCTTCATGA
- the recF gene encoding DNA replication/repair protein RecF, with protein sequence MTPSRIHKLTLTHFRNYRAASVQARGDVVALVGPNGAGKTNCLEAISFLSPGRGLRRATLEDVADNQGDGSWAVSAEVEGALGLATLGTGIDAPAAEAASSSRRCRIDREPVGSATAFGDHLRMVWLTPAMDGLFMGAASERRRFFDRLVLAIDSEHSSRVSALERSLRSRNRLLEVRNYDDHWCDAIERETAELAVAVAATRGQTVTKLAAMLRARGADSAFPSAQIMLDGWMENALVSEPATAVEDRYREILRAGRARDAAAGRTLDGPHLTDLEVVYAPKNMPARDASTGEQKALLIGLVLAHATLVAEMTGIVPLLLLDEVVAHLDPNRRKALFDELAKLGAQVWMTGADPAAFVDIGASGETFDVESGRVTRRA encoded by the coding sequence ATGACCCCCTCCCGCATTCACAAGCTGACGCTGACGCATTTCCGCAATTATCGGGCGGCGAGCGTGCAGGCGCGGGGCGACGTGGTGGCGCTGGTGGGACCGAACGGCGCCGGCAAGACCAATTGCCTGGAAGCGATCTCGTTTCTGTCGCCGGGGCGCGGCCTGCGGCGCGCGACGCTGGAGGATGTCGCCGACAATCAGGGCGACGGTTCCTGGGCGGTATCCGCCGAAGTCGAGGGCGCGCTCGGATTGGCCACGCTCGGCACCGGCATCGATGCGCCGGCAGCGGAGGCGGCGTCATCGAGCCGGCGCTGCCGCATCGACCGCGAGCCGGTCGGCTCAGCCACCGCCTTCGGCGATCACCTGCGCATGGTCTGGCTGACGCCGGCGATGGACGGGCTGTTCATGGGCGCTGCGTCCGAGCGGCGGCGGTTCTTCGACAGGCTGGTGCTGGCGATCGACTCTGAGCATTCCAGCCGGGTGTCGGCGCTGGAGCGCTCGTTGCGCTCGCGCAACCGGCTGCTCGAGGTCCGCAACTACGACGACCACTGGTGCGACGCCATCGAACGCGAAACCGCCGAACTCGCGGTCGCGGTCGCCGCCACCCGCGGCCAGACCGTGACCAAACTCGCGGCGATGCTGCGCGCGCGCGGCGCAGACTCCGCCTTTCCGTCGGCGCAGATCATGCTCGACGGCTGGATGGAAAATGCGCTGGTCAGCGAGCCCGCCACCGCGGTGGAGGATCGTTACCGCGAGATCCTGCGCGCCGGCCGCGCCCGCGACGCCGCTGCCGGCCGCACGCTGGACGGTCCTCACCTCACCGATCTCGAAGTGGTCTACGCGCCGAAGAACATGCCGGCCCGCGATGCCTCGACCGGCGAACAGAAGGCGCTGCTGATCGGGCTGGTGCTGGCCCATGCCACGCTGGTCGCCGAGATGACCGGCATCGTGCCGCTGCTGCTGCTCGACGAAGTGGTGGCGCATCTCGACCCGAACCGGCGCAAGGCGCTGTTCGACGAGCTCGCAAAACTCGGCGCACAGGTCTGGATGACCGGCGCCGACCCCGCGGCCTTTGTCGACATCGGCGCTTCCGGCGAGACTTTCGACGTGGAATCCGGCCGGGTCACCCGCCGCGCGTAA
- a CDS encoding ferrous iron transporter B — protein sequence MDAQLTTPLNLSLVGTPNSGKTALFNALTGSRQRSANYPGVTVERKSGAFVTPAGRSVAIVDLPGTYSLRGRSPDEEITRDVVLGVREEATPDCIVCVADSTNLRLSIRLVLELKRVGRPMLLVLNMFDLARHRGIAIDTDRLASELGIPVTTAVSVRKGGTAELLQRLDTFSPAAPVGVTSNTWRPLSTSELRAMQRDADRIIAGSVTAPAKPDNLTNRIDSVVLQPVAGLVILLAILFVMFQAVFSWAQPLMELLSDGFATLGQMAHSILPDGLLQSFVQNGVISGVGSVIVFLPQIVILFFFILMLEDFGYMARAAFLMDRIMGGAGLHGRAFIPLLSSFACAIPGIMAARVIDNRRDRLTTILIAPLMTCSARIPVYTLIISAFVPQREVWGWINLQGLVMFGLYAAGIASALSVSFIAKFVMGRDYEPSPFMMELPDYKLPRAKSIALGIYMRAKAFLYRAGTTIFSMMVLIWFLASFPQPPAGAEGPAINYSLAAIIGHALEPALAPLGFNWQIAVALIPGMAAREVAVAALGTVYAIEGGKEAADKIGEVLAANWTLATAISLLVWYIFAPQCASTLAVIRRETGSWKWMAVTFGYMLALAYAGSFLAYHVALALGAG from the coding sequence ATGGACGCGCAACTCACGACACCGCTGAATCTCTCTCTGGTCGGAACGCCGAACAGCGGCAAGACTGCGCTGTTCAACGCGCTGACCGGCAGCCGGCAGCGCTCCGCCAATTATCCGGGCGTGACCGTCGAACGTAAGTCTGGCGCGTTCGTCACCCCGGCCGGGCGCAGCGTCGCCATCGTCGATCTGCCCGGCACCTATTCGCTCCGCGGCCGCAGCCCGGACGAGGAAATCACGCGCGACGTGGTGCTCGGCGTGCGCGAGGAGGCGACGCCCGACTGCATCGTCTGCGTCGCAGACTCCACCAATCTCCGCCTCAGCATTCGCCTGGTTCTGGAGCTGAAGCGCGTCGGCCGGCCGATGCTGCTGGTGCTCAACATGTTCGACCTGGCGCGCCACCGCGGCATCGCCATCGACACCGATCGGCTCGCGTCTGAGTTGGGCATCCCCGTGACGACGGCGGTTTCGGTCCGCAAGGGCGGCACCGCCGAGCTGTTGCAGCGCCTCGACACGTTCTCCCCGGCAGCACCTGTCGGCGTCACTTCCAATACCTGGCGACCGTTGTCGACATCCGAGCTCCGCGCGATGCAACGGGACGCCGACCGGATTATCGCAGGCTCCGTCACCGCGCCGGCGAAGCCCGATAACCTGACCAACCGGATCGATTCCGTGGTGCTGCAGCCGGTCGCCGGCCTCGTGATCCTGCTGGCAATCCTGTTCGTGATGTTCCAGGCGGTGTTCAGTTGGGCGCAGCCGCTGATGGAATTGCTGTCGGACGGCTTTGCGACGCTGGGTCAGATGGCGCATTCGATCCTGCCGGACGGCCTGCTGCAGAGCTTCGTGCAGAATGGCGTCATCTCGGGGGTCGGCAGCGTCATCGTGTTCCTGCCGCAGATTGTCATCCTGTTCTTCTTCATCCTGATGCTGGAAGATTTCGGCTACATGGCGCGGGCCGCGTTCCTGATGGACCGCATCATGGGCGGCGCCGGGCTGCATGGCCGCGCCTTCATCCCGTTGCTGTCGAGCTTTGCCTGCGCGATTCCCGGCATCATGGCCGCGCGCGTCATCGACAACCGCCGCGACCGGCTGACCACCATCCTGATTGCGCCGCTGATGACCTGCTCGGCCCGCATTCCCGTCTACACGCTGATCATCTCCGCCTTCGTTCCGCAGCGTGAGGTGTGGGGCTGGATCAATCTCCAGGGCCTCGTGATGTTCGGCCTCTACGCCGCCGGCATCGCCAGCGCGCTCTCGGTATCGTTCATCGCCAAATTCGTGATGGGACGGGATTACGAACCGTCGCCGTTCATGATGGAGCTGCCGGACTACAAGTTGCCGCGCGCCAAGAGCATCGCGCTCGGCATCTACATGCGCGCCAAGGCGTTCCTGTACCGCGCGGGAACGACGATCTTCTCGATGATGGTGCTGATCTGGTTCCTGGCGTCGTTCCCGCAGCCGCCGGCGGGCGCGGAAGGACCGGCCATCAATTACAGCCTCGCCGCCATCATCGGGCATGCCCTCGAGCCCGCGCTGGCGCCGCTCGGCTTCAACTGGCAGATCGCAGTCGCGCTGATCCCCGGCATGGCCGCGCGCGAAGTCGCGGTCGCGGCGCTCGGCACGGTCTACGCGATCGAAGGCGGCAAGGAAGCCGCCGACAAGATCGGCGAGGTGCTCGCCGCCAACTGGACCCTCGCCACCGCGATCTCGCTGCTGGTCTGGTACATTTTTGCGCCGCAATGCGCGTCGACGCTGGCGGTAATCCGGCGCGAGACCGGCAGCTGGAAATGGATGGCCGTTACGTTCGGCTACATGCTGGCGCTGGCCTATGCCGGGTCGTTTCTCGCCTACCATGTCGCCCTGGCGCTCGGGGCGGGTTGA
- a CDS encoding FeoA family protein, translated as MTKTLSLGQAQRGFIGRIRAIDAAASASVLLPVELESRLIEMGFVEDARVEVLHEGMFGRDPIAVRVNNATVAIRRREAMAILVD; from the coding sequence ATGACCAAGACCTTGTCGCTCGGACAGGCCCAGCGCGGCTTCATCGGCCGGATACGCGCCATCGACGCGGCAGCCAGCGCGTCCGTGCTGCTGCCGGTGGAACTGGAGAGCCGCCTGATCGAAATGGGTTTCGTGGAAGACGCGCGGGTCGAGGTGCTGCACGAGGGCATGTTCGGCCGCGACCCGATCGCGGTCCGCGTCAATAACGCAACCGTCGCGATCCGCCGGCGCGAAGCGATGGCAATCCTCGTCGACTGA
- the murA gene encoding UDP-N-acetylglucosamine 1-carboxyvinyltransferase, which translates to MAPVQYIVEGGHRLSGTIEPSGNKNAALPIIAAALLTEHKVTLENVPRIRDTETLVELIRSVGASAEWLERNTLEIHAKDVRAADLDPELCARIRASILLAGPLLARCGEVALPPPGGDVIGRRRLDTHFLAFEQLGATVTATHRLEFRATRLKGADVFLDEPSVTATENALVAAVAAHGTTHLRNAASEPHVQDLAHFLVALGAKIEGIGTNTIIVHGPAKLGGARYVIQPDHIEVGSLIGLAAVTRSPLRIARAGVEHLRSIRMGFERLGIVCGVEGDDLIVPPGQTMKIHDDFGGHVPKLEDQPWPAFPADLMSIAIVTATQCDGVILMFEKMFESRMFFVDKLISMGARIVLCDPHRAIVAGPSRLRGALMTSPDIRAGMAMLLAAVAAEGTSTINNADQIERGYERIEERLNALGARITRVPARDSR; encoded by the coding sequence GTGGCGCCTGTTCAATACATCGTTGAAGGCGGCCACCGGCTTTCGGGAACGATCGAGCCGTCCGGCAACAAGAACGCCGCACTGCCGATCATCGCCGCCGCCTTGCTTACCGAGCATAAGGTTACGCTGGAGAACGTTCCACGCATCCGCGATACCGAGACGCTGGTCGAACTGATCCGCTCGGTCGGCGCATCCGCCGAATGGCTGGAACGCAATACGCTGGAAATCCACGCCAAGGACGTTCGCGCCGCCGATCTCGATCCGGAACTCTGCGCGCGCATTCGCGCCTCGATCCTGCTGGCCGGGCCGCTTTTGGCCCGCTGCGGCGAGGTCGCGCTGCCGCCGCCCGGCGGCGACGTCATCGGCCGCCGCCGTCTCGATACGCATTTTTTGGCCTTCGAACAGCTCGGCGCGACCGTCACCGCGACCCACCGACTTGAATTCCGCGCCACCCGCCTGAAGGGCGCCGACGTCTTCCTCGACGAGCCCAGCGTCACCGCCACCGAAAACGCGCTGGTCGCCGCCGTCGCCGCCCACGGCACCACCCACCTGCGCAACGCCGCCTCCGAGCCGCATGTGCAGGACCTTGCCCATTTCCTGGTCGCGCTCGGCGCCAAGATCGAGGGCATCGGCACCAACACCATCATCGTGCACGGCCCGGCGAAGCTCGGCGGCGCACGTTACGTGATCCAGCCCGACCATATCGAGGTCGGCTCGCTGATTGGCCTCGCCGCGGTCACGCGGTCGCCGCTCAGAATTGCGCGCGCCGGCGTCGAACATCTGCGCTCGATCCGGATGGGCTTCGAGCGGCTCGGCATCGTCTGCGGCGTCGAGGGCGACGACCTCATCGTGCCCCCCGGCCAAACCATGAAGATCCACGACGATTTCGGCGGCCATGTGCCAAAACTCGAGGATCAGCCCTGGCCGGCATTCCCGGCCGACCTGATGTCGATCGCGATCGTCACCGCGACCCAGTGCGACGGCGTCATCCTGATGTTCGAGAAGATGTTCGAGTCGCGGATGTTCTTTGTCGACAAGCTGATCTCGATGGGCGCCCGCATCGTGCTGTGCGACCCGCACCGGGCGATCGTGGCGGGCCCGAGCCGGCTCCGTGGCGCGCTGATGACATCGCCCGACATCCGCGCCGGCATGGCCATGCTGCTCGCCGCCGTGGCCGCGGAGGGCACCTCGACCATCAACAACGCCGACCAGATCGAACGCGGTTATGAACGGATCGAGGAGCGGCTCAATGCGCTCGGCGCCCGGATCACCCGCGTGCCCGCGCGCGACAGCCGGTAG